The Streptomyces noursei ATCC 11455 sequence CAGGAGCTCGTATCCCTGGCGCTGGTGGAAGGACTCCTCTTTGCAGATGCGGACCATGGCGCGGGCGTAGGGGCCGTAGGAGCAGCGGCAGAGCGGGACTTGGTTGGTGATGGCGGCGCCGTCCACGAGCCAGCCGATGGCGCCGACGTCGGCCCAGGTCAGGGCGGGGTAGTTGAAGATCGAGGAGTATTTCTGGCGGCCGGTGTGGAGCTTGTCGAGGAGTTCGTCGCGGCCGGTGCCGAGGGTTTCGGCGGCGCTGTAGAGGTACAGGCCGTGGCCGGCTTCGTCCTGCACCTTGGCCATGAGGATGGCTTTGCGGCGCAGGGACGGTGCTCTGGTGATCCAGTTTGCTTCCGGCTGCATGCCGATGATCTCGGAGTGGGCGTGCTGGGCGATCTGGCGCACCAGTGAGGCGCGGTAGTCGTCCGGCATCCAGTCGCGTGGTTCGATCCGCTCGTCCGCGGCGATGGTTGCGTCGAACAGGGCTTCTTGGCCCGTGTCCTCCGGCGCGATCGTCGTCATGTGGTGCCCCCTCCTCCCGACCGACCGATCGTTCGGTTCAATGGTGAGTGGGCGGACCGCGGGTGTCAAGCCTGTGGATATCCAGGGGAAGGTGTGCTCGGGCCGGCCGCATAGGTACCGTTCCGGGGCGGAGTCGGCCGTTACGAGGACGGGGAACGGGGCGGGAATGCAGTCATACGGGGACGAATCGCGGCCATTGGCCACGCTGTCGCTGCCCTCGCGGATCGTCATAGGCACGGCGGCCAGCGGCATCGCGGTCGCCGTCCTGATCCATCTCGCGATGATGTTCCTGCACATCGCACCGTCGAACACGCTCAGTAAGCAGCAGGCCGGGCTGATCAACGACTACGTCTATCCCGAGTACGAGCAGAACTGGAAGCTGTTCGCCCCCAACCCCCTCCAGCAGAACACCGACGTCCAGGTCCGCGCACAGCTGCGCACCCAGGACGGCACGGCGCGGACCACCGGCTGGACCGATCTGACCGCCCGCGACGGGCGGGCCATCCTCCACAACCCGCTGCCCAGCCACACCCAGCAGAACCAGCTGCGCCGCGGCTGGGAGCTGCTCTCCAGCAACCTCGACGCACAGAACCGCCCGACCGGCGAGCGCGGCGAGAGCTTCGCCCGCTACCTGCGGCGGATCGTGATGCTCCGGATGTCCGGTGAGTGGACCAAGGGCGGCGACCGGGTCGAGCAGGTCCAGATCCGCTCGCGGACCACCTCGGTGCTCCCGCCGCCGTGGAGCGCCGAGAAGGTCAGCGACCAGCCCGTCTACCGCGTCCTGCCCTGGTGGCCGATCACCGCGAACGACCTGCCCGAGGGGGCGACGAACAAGTGACGTCACCGACGCCGCAGCAGCCGCGCACCGCCGCCCGGACCCCCGACGCCCCCGCACGGACTCGGCAGGAGGCCCCCGCGGCCTACCAGGAGACCCGCATCGAGCGCGCCGTCGGTCGCGGCTTCGCCCGGGTCGCCGCCCGGGCGCTGGCCCCGTACCAGACCGCCGTCATCCGGATCGGCTTCGCCGGCACCTGGCTGCTGTTCCTGCTGCGCGAATGGCCCCACCGGCAGCAGCTCTACGGGCCCGCCGGCCCCTGGGACTTCGGCATGGCGCGCCAGCTGCTCAACGGCAACCACGGCTTCTCCGTCCTGGTGTGGTCCGACGGCCGCGGCTGGTTCGAGTGCGTCTACGTCCTCGCAATCGTGGTCAGCGCGCTGCTGATGCTCGGCTGGCGCACCCGCACCATGTCGGTGCTGTTCATGGTCGGCGTGCTCTCGCTGCAGAACCGCAGCGTCTTCATCGGGGACGGCGGCGACAACGTCATCCACCTGATGGCGATCTACCTCGTGCTGACCCGGTGCGGCCAGGTGTGGTCGCTGGACGCCCGGCGCGCCCGGCGGGCGGCCGCCGCCCCCGGCGGAGACGCCGCGGTCCCGTCCCGCGACCTGACCGGCATCGTCCTGTGGGCGGTGCTCGGCCTCGCTCTCGCCGTGGCTCAGCTGTCCGGCGCCCCCGGCCTCACCTGGTTCGGACACGGGCCGTTCCCGCACTTCGGCTGGAGCCTGGCCCTGTGGGGACTGTGGGCGACGCACGGCCTGTGGTGGGCGGTGCGACGGCACGCCCCCGGGGAGCCCCGGATCGTCCTCGACACCCTCGCCAAGCTGGCGCACAACGCCGCCCTGCTGGTGATCATGGTCGAGGTGTGCCTGGTCTACGCCACCGCCGGCTGGTACAAGATCCAGGGCTCGCGCTGGCAGGACGGCACGGCCGTCTACTACCCGATGCACCTGGACTACTTCTCCCCCTGGCCGGAGCTGTCCCGGCTGCTCGGCGGCAACGGCCTGGTGATCATGCTGATCACCTACGGGACGGTGATCTTCCAGGTCGCCTTCCCGTTCACCGTCTTCAACCGGCGCCTGAAGAACGCGCTGCTGGTCGTCATGATCTGCGAGCATCTCTCGATCGCGTTCCTGCTGGGGCTGCCGTTCTTCTCCCTGGCGATGATCACCGCCGACGCCGTCTTCCTGCCGACCAACTTCCTGACCTGGCTCGGCGGCCGGCTCACCCGCCTGCGCCGCCGGCTGTTCCCGCGCACCGGCGACCACGGCCCGGGCACCGCCGCCGAGGGCGCCGGGCTGGAGGCCGCCGCCCGGTCCGGCAGCGATGGCCGGACGCTCATGGAGTGAGCAGCGGAACGACCGCCCCCGCCGTGCCCCTCCAGGACGACGAGGGGCACGGGCCCGAGGTCGGCGTCGGGCCGCACCCGTGGCCCCGGCCGCGGGGCGGCCGCTGCGCCCCCGGGCCGCTGGCCCACGGCGACCGCCGCGACGTCGTCGGTCGCCACCGCTGCTGGACGCGGGAGGCGATCGCCGCGCCCCCGGAGCGTCGCATCGCGTGACGGCAAGCCTCCCGACAGGAGCGGACCCGGAAGAAAACTCCGGGTCCGTCATTTTTGCTTCCGGGGAGTGCTCCCCGATCGCCCCACGGGCCAGGGTGAGTTGATGCGCATCCCGCCGCCGCGTGCGCCTGTGCGGCAGCGGTCCCACCCCTGACTCAGGCGCCGCGCTCCCGCCTCCGCCGGCGGCCGTCCGGGCCACGTCGGCCGGCAAGTCGGACAGCCGGTCCGCACGAGCGGCGAACGACGGCAGGCGGTGAAGCGCCGCGGAGCCGTTCCGTGCGGGCGTGCGAGGATTGTTCGATATGGACGGCCGCATGAGCAGCAGGAACCCCTTGTACAACTCCGCGACCGCGATCATCTCTCTCGCGTTCGCAGTCATCTGCGTGGGCGCCTCCGTGTGGTTGATGAGCGTCTGGGTGCCGGAGCAGATCGCCGACGAGCGTGCGTACCGGTCCGCGCCGGTCTGCGCACCGGCGACCCGGACGGATGACTGTGTCCGGGACCAGGAGTTCACCGTCTCGGACATCCGCCTCGGGAAGGACCAGCACAAGGCCACCCTGACCGACTCCGCTGGCACGGCCCGGCGGATCGGATTCGCCGACGACGACCCGCTGTTGAGCACGCTGCGCGACGGGGACCGGGTGACCGGCACCGTCTGGCAGGGCGCCGTCCAGGAGGTCACGGCCAAGGGGATCAACCAGAAGACCTGGGCACGTCCCGCCAATCCCCCCGGCGCCGATCTGGCCGCCGCCCTCGGCATGGGCGTTGCGGGACTGACCCTGAGCACCGTGTGCGTATGGCGGCTGCGACAGGGAGCCGACAGGCACGAGCCGACCCGGCGCATGCGCTATCTCGTCCGGCTCGCCGCCGGCCTGGGAGTGGCCGGGATCGCCGCGGCCGTGATCACCGCATATTTCGACCTCGGGCTCTGGACGGGCCCGGCGCTCTGGGCACTGTTCACCGCGCCGATGGTGGCCTTCACCGTGCACGTGTGGCGGCGGGCCCCGTTCCTGCCTCCCGAGCCGTGGAAGCCGACGCCCCTGTGATCCACGGGTGTCCGGTGAGCCGGATTTCTTCGAGCTTGCCGCTCGTTTTTCTTTGAGCTTCCCGCTCGTTGCCAGAACCGGCGTTGCGGGCTCCTGTCGCCGTCGTCGCCCCTCGCCGGACGGCTGTGGTGCAGGGCCCAGGCCCTGGTGACGGCCGTGAGCCGTAGTCTGATGTGGTGAGCGAGGACGAGATCACCGCAGTCGCGCGACAGTGGCGGGACGCTGCCCAGGAGACGGTGCTGCTGGACGGCTTTCATGCCGTGAAGCACGCTCTCCGCTTCGGTGCGGACGTCAGCCTGGCGATCTCCAGTGACAAGGGCTCCGTCCTGGCGTTGGCCGACGAGTTGGCCGACGACCTCACTCGGCGGATCGGCGATCTCGTGACCGAGGTGCCGGTCAGAACCCTCCGGGATCTCGTGCCGAGGGTGCATCCCACCCACGTGGCCGGCCTGGCCGCTCGCCCCGACCTCCACCGCAATCTGGAGACCCTGTCGAGGACCCCGCGGCCGGCTCCGATCGTCGTCCTGGAGAACCCCCGCAACCTCGGGAACGTCGGCGCCGTGGTCCGGCTCGCGGCGGGGTTCGGCGCCACCGGCGTGGTCACCACCGGCGACATGGACCCGTGGCACCCCAACGTGGTGCGGGCAGCGGCGGGCCTCCACTACGCGACCGCGGTCGAGAGTCTCCCGCTCGACGCTCTGCCGCCGGGGCCGATGTACGCACTGGACCCGGAGGGGGACGACATCAGATCCGTGGTGCTTCCCGATGACGCGCTGCTGGCGTTCGGGTCGGAGCGGCATGGCATCTCGCCGGAACTCCGGAAGCGGGCCACCCGGCTCGTAGCCCTCCCGATGAGGCCCCAGGTGTCCAGCTACAACCTGGCCACGAGCGTCGCCATGGCTCTCTTCCACTGGGGTGGCCCGCCTCCGGCGCCGTGAGCAGTCGTGGCGGCGCCGTGGCGCGAGGGTGACCGACCGCCGGCACGTCCGCCACCACCCGGGCACCGTGGAACCGGCCTCCTGGGCCGTCGCCGAGGGGCTGCCGATCATCGGGAACGGGGCCCGGAACTCGCCCGGGCCCCGGGGCCTCACACCTCCCGCCGCACCTCCACCGTCCGGAACCGGTTCGCCACGAAGGCGCCGTCGCACAGCGCCGCGTTGGCCGCCGGATTGCCGCCCGAGCCGTGGAAGTCGGAGAACGCCGCCGTCTGGTTCACATACACGCCGCCGGTCAGGTTCACCGACAGCTGGGCGCACTCCTCCAGGCAGACGTCCTCCACCATCCGCTCCACGTCGGCCGAGGTGGTGTACGCACCGACCGTCATGGCGCCCTTCTCCCGGACCGTGCGACGCAGCAGCGCCACCGCGTCGACGGCGGAATCGACCGCCACCGCGAA is a genomic window containing:
- the paaA gene encoding 1,2-phenylacetyl-CoA epoxidase subunit PaaA translates to MTTIAPEDTGQEALFDATIAADERIEPRDWMPDDYRASLVRQIAQHAHSEIIGMQPEANWITRAPSLRRKAILMAKVQDEAGHGLYLYSAAETLGTGRDELLDKLHTGRQKYSSIFNYPALTWADVGAIGWLVDGAAITNQVPLCRCSYGPYARAMVRICKEESFHQRQGYELLLTLSRGTEAQHTMAQDAIDRWWWPSLMMFGPPDDESAHSAQSMAWKIKRHSNDELRQRFVDICVPQAETLGLTLPDPDLRWNEERGHWDFGPIDWTEFREVLKGNGPCNDERIGRRRRAHQEGAWVREAAAAHAAKHPAHTPHAGTDQEEAAR
- a CDS encoding DUF5819 family protein, whose protein sequence is MQSYGDESRPLATLSLPSRIVIGTAASGIAVAVLIHLAMMFLHIAPSNTLSKQQAGLINDYVYPEYEQNWKLFAPNPLQQNTDVQVRAQLRTQDGTARTTGWTDLTARDGRAILHNPLPSHTQQNQLRRGWELLSSNLDAQNRPTGERGESFARYLRRIVMLRMSGEWTKGGDRVEQVQIRSRTTSVLPPPWSAEKVSDQPVYRVLPWWPITANDLPEGATNK
- a CDS encoding HTTM domain-containing protein — translated: MTSPTPQQPRTAARTPDAPARTRQEAPAAYQETRIERAVGRGFARVAARALAPYQTAVIRIGFAGTWLLFLLREWPHRQQLYGPAGPWDFGMARQLLNGNHGFSVLVWSDGRGWFECVYVLAIVVSALLMLGWRTRTMSVLFMVGVLSLQNRSVFIGDGGDNVIHLMAIYLVLTRCGQVWSLDARRARRAAAAPGGDAAVPSRDLTGIVLWAVLGLALAVAQLSGAPGLTWFGHGPFPHFGWSLALWGLWATHGLWWAVRRHAPGEPRIVLDTLAKLAHNAALLVIMVEVCLVYATAGWYKIQGSRWQDGTAVYYPMHLDYFSPWPELSRLLGGNGLVIMLITYGTVIFQVAFPFTVFNRRLKNALLVVMICEHLSIAFLLGLPFFSLAMITADAVFLPTNFLTWLGGRLTRLRRRLFPRTGDHGPGTAAEGAGLEAAARSGSDGRTLME
- a CDS encoding TrmH family RNA methyltransferase, whose product is MVSEDEITAVARQWRDAAQETVLLDGFHAVKHALRFGADVSLAISSDKGSVLALADELADDLTRRIGDLVTEVPVRTLRDLVPRVHPTHVAGLAARPDLHRNLETLSRTPRPAPIVVLENPRNLGNVGAVVRLAAGFGATGVVTTGDMDPWHPNVVRAAAGLHYATAVESLPLDALPPGPMYALDPEGDDIRSVVLPDDALLAFGSERHGISPELRKRATRLVALPMRPQVSSYNLATSVAMALFHWGGPPPAP